One window of the Ammospiza nelsoni isolate bAmmNel1 chromosome 17, bAmmNel1.pri, whole genome shotgun sequence genome contains the following:
- the VRK3 gene encoding inactive serine/threonine-protein kinase VRK3 has translation MPGRRVRGRRGTGAGTRTRIQTGTQTPERPRAELSGGSLRPGPFCPQCGLAVEPTFRFCPACGGRLPALPEERTEPAAPAPSLPPVPSPAASSSPRASAARLGPRSPRKPRAGPAVPLPADTVLTDQGGRLWKLVRLLEQGGCGLLYEAQSASGTCPQKQSYSLKLDAKDGRIYNEQNFFQRAAKASTVEKWKKWHSVPLLGIPNCVGFGLHADSYRFLVFSDLGRSLQSVLSDGLHLLREKAAFQIAVRVLDCLEYIHENEYVHGDITAENIYLNPADLTQVTLAGYGFAFRYCPGGKHVALREGSRTPHEGTLEFISLDSHKGTGPSRRSDLESLGYCLLKWLCGTLPWSDELDKVKAVMEQKERYRKDVRYLLQLCFRQRSIPDALQNYLEQVLALQYEDRPDYAALRQLLGQPLEKMRASAYDCVDVPVVP, from the exons ATGCCGGGCAGGAGGGTGCGCGGGCGGCGCGGGACGGGGGCAGGGACACGGACACGGATACAGACGGGGACTCAGACCCCGGAGCGGCCGCGGGCGGAGCTGTCCGGCGGCTCCCTTAG GCCCGGCCCGTTCTGCCCGCAGTGCGGGCTCGCCGTGGAACCCACGTTCCGCTTCTGCCCGGCCTGCGGCGGGAGGCTGCCCGCGCTGCCCGAAGAGCGCACCGAGCCCGCAGCGCCGGCCCCGAGCCTGCCGCCAgtccccagccccgccgcctcctcctccccgcGGGCGTCCGCGGCCCGGCTGGGGCCCCGCTCGCCCCGCAAGCCCCGGGCCGGCCCGGCCGTGCCGCTCCCGGCGGACACGGTGCTGACGGACCAGGGAGGGCGGCTGTGGAAGCTGGTGCGGCTGCTGGAACAGGGCGGCTGTGGGCTGCTGTACGAAG CGCAGTCAGCATCTGGAACCTGTCCTCAAAAGCAAAGCTACTCCCTCAAACTT GATGCCAAAGATGGGAGGATCTACAATGAACAGAATTTCTTCCAGCGAGCTGCAAAGGCAAGCACAG TGGAGAAGTGGAAGAAGTGGCATTCCGTGCCTCTGCTGGGCATCCCCAACTGTGTTGGCTTTGGACTGCATGCAGACAGCTACAG GTTTTTGGTGTTCTCTGATTTGGGGCGATCTCTTCAGTCGGTCCTGAGCGATGGCCTGCACCTGCTGAGGGAGAAGGCAGCTTTTCAGATTGCAGTTCGTGTG CTAGACTGCCTGGAGTACATTCATGAGAATGAGTATGTGCATGGGGACATCACTGCTGAGAACATCTATCTGAACCCAGCAGACCTCACACAG gtgacccTGGCTGGCTACGGCTTCGCCTTCCGCTACTGCCCCGGGGGGAAGCACGTGGCTCTGCGCGAGGGCAGCAGGACCCCTCACGAGGGCACGCTGGAGTTCATCAGCCTGGACAGCCACAAGGGCACAG GACCATCTCGACGGAGTGACTTGGAATCTCTGGGCTACTGTCTTCTGAAATGGCTCTGTGGCACTTTGCCTTGGTCTGATGAGCTGGACAAAGTAAAAGCTGTGATGGAACAGAAAGAAAG GTACAGAAAGGATGTGAGATACCTTCTCCAACTATGCTTCAGGCAGAGATCCATTCCAG ATGCCCTGCAGAACTACCTGGAGCAGGTGCTGGCCCTGCAGTACGAGGACAGGCCTGACTACGCGGCCCTgcggcagctcctggggcagccaCTGGAAAAGATGAGAGCTTCGGCTTACGACTGTGTGGATGTCCCAGTGGTGCCCTGA